The region GTCCAAAGAAAAATTCCATTCCTTGGTTTCTAAGTCATCCATTGGCACACAAGTCAGATTTTAGTCATTTTTCAGGCATGTTGTGTGCCTCTAACTCTCAAGTCACTATTTGCCTGCTTAAAGACTACTTGTgggcttccccaccccacccctcccattTATGGTCCTATAATGGAATGGATGGAGATCTGGGGAAAGATGAAGTAATTACACCTTTCTTTCTCATTGAGGATGCAATGCTGGCCCAAGCAGGTAGCAGGAGGAAGCAAGGCAGCTAATACAAATTCAAGCAGAGGAGCAGGAAATCCACGAGTTCATCAGAACAACTGGAGCTGGGTTTGTAGTCACTCTTGTCAGGGAAAAGACATTAAGATTTCTCAAGTCAGTCACTAAAGATCCAGAGGCAAGGACTCGGGGCACCTGAGTCTTAGGACTTGAGCCGAAAGAAAAGCCCAGCTCACCATAGCTCTGATGCCTTTTCCAGAATGCAATATACATGTTCTAGAAGGTTCATGGCTCCTGGGCTCCTGGTACACCTCCAATGTAAGAAAGAGCCAAGCACCTGCTCAGAAAGCCATTTGCAAAGTTAGGGTCTGCTCTGCCAAAGAAAACACTCTTCctgtgtccccccacccccaccctccaaccTCCAGCATTTATGCTCAGAAGGGCCTCTGTCTTCCCCACTTGAAGGCCTGCTAAGCAGATGTGGGGCTTGGGCACTAGCTGGAGGGACTAGGGAACCATTAATCTGCAATTAGGACTGCGCTTGCCCCCACCTGCCTCACCTGCTTGCTCTTGACAAGCACAGAGCTGAAcagcatctttttgttttagcAGTCAGAAGCATTAGAAAGTCTTGAGGTTCCCAAAAAGTCACCTAACAAGGAAAGGGAGGCACTAcaaaaaaaacttaaatccaTAGCTTACCCAAGAAAACCACATCTAAGCTAATGGAATACAAAGTAACAGATAGAGCTCTGCCTCCATGGCACCATAAAGTAATAAGAGAAAGCACAAGCCACCAAGGGACAGACGCAATATAGTCCCACCCAGCTCTGACACCCATGATCCACGTGGCCAGCATGCCAGATATCTGCAAAGGTGCTATGGCAGAGTGGGACTGTGATGTAGATTTCTGAACTGGTATAagcattttcagatttttttaaagtgtttttttgttaaagatgcaacaaaaataaaatctgttattATAGAGTCCCTGTTATCATTGGGACAAAATTACTGAGTAAAGAGTAACTCTTTTTAAGAGGGTTGATGTCTGTTTTGGATGCTTGGGGGGATGAGAGTGGGTACTGCTGGTATCACTGTTGGtgttgttttgagatggagtctgtTTAGCCTTATCTGGCCAGGAACTCagtatgtaaaccaggctggcctcaaatgcagagatctgtctgtctgtgcctccctagtatcaggattaaaggtgtgagacaCCAAGGCAGGACCAAaagcaattcttttcttttttacaaaagcCCAACCCGACTCTTACTTACTTACAATTTGCTAGTTCAAATCCAGGAGGGGCACAGCATCATGGACTGTGTCCAGGGGCCTTTGTAGGAAGATTGCTGCAGAATTTAGTTCAGACCATGTCACTGTTTCTGTAGGCCACAGTTACCTTTCCCAGATTATTTGGGCTTTGTCTGGTTTGCCTCCAGGAGTCACTGAGTTGGTTTTGTGTTATACACATTAGCACATCTCTTCCCTGAATAGAGCTGTTTCATCTCGGGCATAAACACTTTCGATTTTAGAAAGAGCCATACATTCTATCCAGTCCCAGAGACCTTGCTTATACCAGCAAAAATGGCCTTGCATCTCAGCAGAAAGAAATGCATTTCAGTTCTCTCTGCATTATCAGAAGTCCTGTTCCCAGCAGACCTCTATGGGTACCAagacctcaatttttttttttaatgaagaagaaTTCATTTTGGATCAGAGCTTTAGAGATTGTAGTCCATAGTCACTTGCTCCACTGTTTTTGGTCCTGTGGTGAGTCTAATTAGCAGCACAGTGTGGCATGCATAGTAGAACAAAACTGGTCATCACATGGTAcctaggaagaaaaaagagatagGAAGGGACTGGGAGCAAAAATAAGCCCTTCAAGAACAGGAATCTAGTTTCTCTCTAGGCTCAGCCCCTATAGTTTCCACTACCTTCCATCAACAGCCCATTCAGGTATGAATTGAATAATCCATTGGTGACATTAGAACTATCGGGATCGGCAgatggaagatggctcagtggtgaagagcactgactgttcttccagaggacctgaattcaattcccagcaaccacatggtggctcacaaccatctgtagtaggatctgatgccctcttctggtgtgtctgaaaacagttatggtgtactcatataaataaataaatcttgaaagaaagaaagagagagagagagagagcgagccaaAGAACCATCAGGATTCAATTCCTTCCCTCACACCCCCACTTCTTTAATGCATGAGCTTTGAGAGGATATCTCCCATTTGAGCCATGTGTGATGCCATCCTTTTGTGCTCTCCATTACCTTAGTAGATCTTGGATATATGGTTTGACATGGTTCGTGGAGCCAGGATGTCTAAGACACAAAAGATGAGCAATGCCTGCGTTGTGGAAATGCAGATCTGAATTCAGAAAACTTAGATTTCacactggttttgtttctttccttctctgtgtgcttAATGCTCTGCGCTTCCCCACCCCATAAAGACCAGACCTCAGACAGACAAGAGGAATAAACAATGCAGATTTGAACCCACTGATGACTAAGTTCATGGTGAAGATGCAAGAGGAACTTAAATAGCCCAGGCCAGGCATGAGAGCCATGGACAGACTGAGACCTAGGTAGAGAAGATAGAGGCTTCTCACTGAAAAACCCAGCTCTGGGCTTAAGCCAAAAAGTCTTAAGCTGAAATCCCACCTCCTCCACCCTATCCCCAAGTTTCCTGGGACCATGAGAGTATTTAGATGTGGACTTGAAAGACAGGTAGATATGCCCAGTGTTGGTCAGCATTTTCTGGCCATCTAGGCCTGGAAAGAAGTCCCACTTGAAATTATCTTTCCTCAGTTCTGTCTAGCTCCAAGTTATTTGACCTTAAAAAATCAAAAGTtggtaaattaaaatataaaaaataaaaaatctaccaccaacaacaaaacctgaggcCCAAGAAGTCTGTAAGGCAGAGCTCAAAGGCAGAGTGTAAGGCAGAGTGCATTGCTATATCAAGCTTTATGACAGATCTGGTCACAGCTACTATTTTAGAACAAGTAGGATCAGAGTTTCCAGAAATCTGCACTGCCTGGGGCAATCCATTCTAGGCTCTGAACATTTAGAAGATCCCACCTTTTCTGCTCACAGCTCTGGGGCCAGGCCTCACCTTCCTAGTTGACAACAGTCACTTTCTCCCTGGAGCCAGAGCCTATACTTAAAGCCTGGCAGGTCCACAGAACCATAGAATTCCCACAGGACCTCCTCCTTTCTTTGCCCATGATTGACAAGAACCACACCAAATCAGACATCATTATCCTTGCTATTATGTCATGCAGGAAAGGAGTAGACAGATGCCCTATGATAGAGACCTAGATACAGAAGACCCAAACACAGTCCCAGATTGAGCCCAAGGAACCCCTTTCATTGCAGGGATGGAGTATGGGAAAGCCCTGGCTATACTACTCTCTGTATAAAAAGCACATGAGAGtgaaaaaacaaacctaaaaatcCAATGCctcaaaataaagtttattctTTGGCACTTGAAACCTGGCAAAGGTTAATGTCAATCCATACAATAATTAAATTAGATCAAGATCCCAGAGATGTCACAGAGATCGTCCTTGATTCCATGAACAAAAGGGACCCAAAGGGGTTAGAGGGATAAAGTAGAGGGCGGGCTGCAGAGGGTTAATCAGCCAATGAGTACATGTCATTTTCCTTTATTCAAGTGATTCTCATGTTAGTCAAATATGCTGGAATtggtgatgattttttttttcattctgaggtaggtattttacatttttcttttcaattttgggAAATTCTTCTTCAATGGATTTTTTGATGTCTGCTTTTAAAGGTGTTTTGCaggttttaaacattttttgttttttttttcaaagtcaggCTGATACTTCTAGTTCCTTCTGACCAGGCTTTTCTGTATCACATATAGAAATAGAACTGTTCTGCCTAGAACCTGTCTGGGAAATTGACCTATAGATCTTGTGCCCCATAGAATCCACTTCCTCAAAGATATAGCCCGGAGGGTCCATGTAGGATGCTGGGCACTTGCCCAAATCCTTGGGAGTAAAGCTGATGGAATAAGTAGTCTGGCCCTCTACGGGGATGTTTCTCCGAAGGCCAACCCAGGCGGGCTTGTAGTTTTCAGTAATCATAGGTGGATGCGCCACAAAGCACGTCTTAGTGGTGGTCTGGCAGTCCAAAGGTTCAGCAGGCAAGCTCAGGTGCGGACTGGGTCTGATCGGCTTTGTGTTCACGGCTGCCCACTGCTTGAAGTCATCCTTGGTGGTGGTTGAGCTTTCAAAGCGCTTGCTCTTCTTAATGGAAGGCACAGGTCGGCAAGTTATAGCAGGGCTACCCTTGAGGTGCTTGTAATGGGTCTGCACAGTTGTCAGAAGATCCATCTTCTCCTCAGGAGGGACATACACAACGGGAGCTTTGGGGACCATCTGGGGTGTTGGCCAGGCTTGAAATTTCTCCTGAACCTCTGTGATGTTGGCGAAAGGTGCATCGTGCACGGGGAACTTGGCTGGAGGTTTTGTGCTCTTGGCAGGCTCCCCTAGCAGGCCTCGGTAGGACTCTTTGTGGGTGGTCAGGTTCTCAAAGGGAATGCCACAGGGTATAtatttctctgcctccttaacGAAGCGCTTCTCCACAGGGTGGGGCACATAACTCATCTTGTAGTTAGTCAGGTCTTCCAAGGGGATGTTGTAGAGTTTTGACTTAGATGGAGGCTTACAGCTCACAGTAGTCACAAGGCCTTTCATGGTGTAGTCATCCTGATGTGTGGTTCTGTTTTCAAACTTGGAAGACTCTGGCCGGTACTTGGGTGGAGGACGAAGAAGCTCCCGTCTTGGTTGGTTCCAGGGTAAATAATCAACTGAAATTAAAGAAGAGGCAATCACTGATCAATCAGGTCTCCTAACTTGCATGTGTTTTAAAGAGCGCTAAAGCCACAAACCAGTTTCTAATGAAAATCTCTGGCCTAACAGAACAAAGTAGATCCCTGCTATCATCTTGTGCATAAGCTCACTGTTTAAATATCATGGTGCTTGCAGCCTGTTGTGCAGAGAGACAAATCTACTCAAGTTCTCCTCGGATGCCACCATGCTATGCACAGAGATTTTAGAGACCTACGGTCTACTCCAGCAGAAAAGTCTGACTGAAAGGAAGCTCTTACCTGTGCAAGGAAAGGGCCATCTCTCCGTGCCAGAGTGCATGACAAGATGCATGTGCCGTGCACAAACACAGAGAATCACAACTCACCACTGATGAGCTACCAGCCAAGCCAACCAGGTCTACTTAGTGGGAGTAACTTAACTACTACTGTGTCCCTGAACTGCTCATGTCTAATCCATATGCATCAAATGCACTGCTCCAAGGGAGTAAGTGTATATGCTATTGCCTAAAGACAGACTTGCCACAGCTGCCTCATCCTTTGTTCTTAGGATATTAGTCATGTTTCTCTTCATAACaccctaataaaatatatactatcaaaagaaacagaaacatagaGAAACTCACACCCAGTTACTtggatttgaatttaaaaaaaaaaaaaaaaaaagagtatgggTTCAAACCCAGATTCAGAAACCATAGCCAAACCCACTCTGCTCTTGAGAGCAAGAGATGCCAGCCAGTTGTACTCAAGCCTTTCCGAACATAATCTGACATCTTCACCGTCATCCTTCGTGACAACTGTGATTGTCTCCAGTTTTCAGATTGCCAAAAGACAATCTCAGAGAAACTTAAGAGGTTGCCCAAAAATTTAAGCCACAGACCCGACTCCACAGCCATGCTTCTGAATGTCCCCAAGTCATAGCAGGGcactacatttttctttaaataaagacTGAAAAAGAATAACCAGGGAAGGTCTGTAAAGAAAGGCTAACTTCAGAGTGTCTGAAAATTGACGATCAGCCAGCTGAGCCAAGGTCACCTTCGTCTCAAGAGGAACCTCTGTGGTGGGTTAAAATGGCGAAGACGCAAGGACTCGGCCCACAAGAGCCGTGCACTGCAGAAGCAGATACCACATCAGACAGTTTCTGAAGCCACTTTATCCCAAATCTTCAGGACAGCTCGGAGGCTAAAGGACCAGCTGAGAGCAATGGAACCGTAAGCACTGCGCACACTGCCTTTCCTTTCATCATCACTGTCGAGGCTGGTATTGCTTCATTGCTCTCATCGATTACCAGGGCTAAAGAGTCACAGTAATGATGCTAGTGAGCCCTCTGAATCCACAAGTTCTCTTGCAGCCTTGGGACAAGTAGACCAAGCCTCCGACTTAGGTAATCAACAGGAGTGAAGGCCACAGGCATAATTTTTAACAGCTTTGTAGAGGTACcatttacacaacaaaaggagCCACCGATAAAAACCTTTGTAACATCACACatttctgggttgttttgtttgtttgtttgtttgtttgtttgtttgggttttttgatgCTATTgttctggggtttgtttttggCACATGCTGATTGTACAGTATGCTGGGTTCCATTGTAACCATTTCATACAAGCATATGACGGGCCATTGATCCTATTGTACATACCCTGTTATGGTGTGTTATGTTCCACGAtagtggttctctaccttcctaataATAtgaccctgtaatacagttccttatattgtggtgactaaccataaaattattcttaactgtaatgttgctgttatgaatcaatgtaaatatctgtgttttccaatggtcttaggtgacccctgtgaaagggttcttTGACACTGCCCCCCCAAAGAAgctgtgacccacagattgagaatctCTGCTTTAAGgtttcatgtatgtatatctggTGGTTCTATTTGGTGAGGTTGTGGAAACTGTGGGGTGAAGGGTGTGGTTGGCAGATGTAGAACACTGGGAACAGACCAAAAGCATGGTAGACAGGAAGGCTTCTAAGcctttctcagctttcctaatgtGCAGACATGTGAGGAGGAGAGATTGCAGGCCCAGAAAGCAAACTAGATGCTGCTTTCCTGAGTGCCAGCAAGAGAGAGAttcagaataagaaaaagaaaaaaaaaagagagagactttatCACAGAGATTCAATCAAGGAAAGGCTTTGGACACTTATAAAAGAATCCAAAGGatactaaataaagacagagcCAAAGCTACAGCACCATGCAGAGAAGGAAACCAAAATTAGCCTCAGCCCAGCAGCTCCATGAAGGGAAGGACATggatctgggggtgggagggggcactATCAAAAGGTAAAACAGATGAAGCCAAGCCAGTCCTGCCCTCAAGACAAGCTCACAGCCATCAGGAGTCAGTTGTTACAAGTGTTGTTGACACTACAGCCCTTCCAGTCAGCAACAGAAATTCCATTTTGTCAAGTCACATGGTTCAGAGGGCAGTCGTGAACTGAGAGAGAAGCCCACTGTGCAAAACTAGCTATCCTGGAGTCCAGGAATATCCACTAGTTCAGAAACCTCAGTTTGACCTGCCACAGTCCCTAGATGAGGGAAGGCCCAGAGACAGTTATGGAGAACAGACAGACTGAAGGGCACAAGCCACGGGAAGGGTAGCTCAGGCTAGGAAGCACAAGAGAAAGATGGCCCCTCCCTCAGTGGTCACAAGCAGGCCTCATCAACAGAGTTACTCTGAAGGGGGATAACTCTGAGCCTGAGGCCAGCAAGTGCTTCACAGTCTAGAGTCACCATCTGCCTGTTTTCAATGCTGTAAAGGCCAAGCACTCTTCAGTTTCAGGGGTTATCCATGGATGACCAACAACATTCCCTCCTGTGAGAGGCCATCAAAGTTTGAGAAGTATGCAGCCTACGTCATCATAGTACTGTGCCTGCTTTCCATACTCCTGACACGGCTGGGAGACACTCTTCAACTAACACAGTCACCAGGCTCTCAGGGGGAAGAAAGTCTTGTCCAGCCACAGAGTACAAAACTAAGTGTGCACAGACTCCTCATACTCAAAGAAGGAAAATGGTTACAGTAAAAACAAGCTTGGCAGACATCAGACCTGTGCCCTACAGAACCTCGGTACAGTGGTATAAACCAAAGGAAAGACCAATCAAGTTGAAGGGACCAGCCCCACCCTTCATCCTTATCACTATTGCCCCCAGTTCTCAACCCCAGAAAGAAGATGCTCCCACACCTCAACTTATTTTTTCATTCTATATGCTTAAAGGGATTTGACTGTTGTATTTTTTCAGactttttggttttgctgttattACTCTCTACACCTTCATCTCATTCTCATTTCATTTCTGCATATTTTTCCTATTCTTCAACaacttttttcttcatctttttctttttctttctgcctctgtgcttACTGCTTTTCCCCATCTCTGCATTTAGTAGTATCTTTACTTTACCATAATttgacttccttttctcttttacttaAATGGGAAGGGGGCTATGTATTTTGGCTGtactggaattcactttgtagaccaggctagcctagaactcacagaaatttgactgcctctgcctcccaagtgctgattaacatcatgcaccactacacctggttttgtgtttaaatgtgtgtgtgtgtgtgtgtgtgtgtgtgcagcacatgGGTGCAGGAGCCATGGCGGcccagagacagagtcagacacctaggactgggattacaggtggttgtgtgcTTCCGTgcgcctctgcaagagcagcaaacacaATAAACCACTGAGGCATCGGCTACAACCTGACTACTTTACAACTCTTACATTCCTGTTTATTATCCCCCTCCGACATCTATCTAACTTGGGCTTGGAACTATTTTACTATTGGGAAATCTtttcttgtttacattttttcatttctaatctcttactcatttctcctcttcctctcttctccattcctgtcttctttctgcctttgtctATTCAGGCTTGCTGCTGCTTCTCCGCTGGCTCCATCTCCTTCCGTTACCTCACTCCTTTACTACTCCCACTCCTACCCTGGACAGTTTCTAACTGCACAGCACATAACCCAGCAGCGGCCATCCTCACACCTACAATCATTGGTGACATGCGTGTATTTAGGCATCTGCTGTGCTGGGTTGTTTTTTGTCACCATGGTTTGCTTCTTCCTCACTGAGTGGTTCTGGGGTTTAAGCTTCCAAAGGCAGGCTGTATAAGAAGAACCCCACAAATTCAGAAGTCATATCAAACCATCAGACATACACAATACAGAGACATAAGAAAcgtggaaaataaaaaacaatctaaGATGACTTTTTCAGAAGATCATAACTCAACTATtgaactgaaataaataaaatgccaaatAATTTTTAAGGTTTATGATAAAAATTTATCAATGACCAGGAAGGGTGTAAACAAATAGAGGAATTTAATTAGAAttacccactgtcttagtcagggtttctattcctgcacaaacatgatgaccaagaagcaagttggggaggaaagggtttattcagcttactcttccaaattgctgttcatcaccaaaggaagtcaggactggaactcaagcaggtcaggaagcaggagctgagcagaggccacggaggaatgttctttactggcttgctcagcctgctatcttatagaagcaagactaccagcccagggatggtcccacccacaaggggcctacccttgatcactaattgagaaaatgccttacagctggatctcatggaggcatttcctcaactgaagctcctttctctgtggtaactccagctgtgtcaagttgacacaaaactagccagtacacccactgACTCAACCAAGTGAAAGAAACAATATAATTTATGGAGGACAGAGTATGCAGTGACATACCAataaggaggctggagaggtagatggctcagtgcttaagagtgcttactgctcttgcagagaactagagttcagttcccagcacctgtgttgggcagctcacaaccaccactTGTAACTATCTGCAGAGGcaccaactccctcttctgacttccatggaccACCACACATGGAGAGCGACTTACACctacataagtaaaaataaacctttctatAATCAAATAAATGTCAATACggacaaataaacaaatcagcATGAGCACAATGCCCAAGACCTCTAAGATAGGATCATGAGAACAAACCTAAGAATCCATATGTTAGAAGAAGCCAAACACTTTACTGCTTAGGAATTCACAAACCATTCAGTGAAATTACAACAAAAAACATTCCAAACTTTGGAGGAGGTGTGCATTCAAAAACCAGAGGCATATAAAACCCCAATAGAACTACATCCCCAAGACATTATATAGTcaacttgtcaaaaaaaaaaaaaaaaaagcaaaaaaaaccccaatattAGTAAGAGAAGAACACCAACTCACAAAGGCAGAAACATAAGAATAACATCAGTTCTATGGTCAGTAAAACTCAAAGCTATCAACTTTCTAAGCATGGACTAATACATACTTCAACCCCTGAAAGTAAGTAACAGTCAACCAGGCATGCTATGTACAAGAAAATTATCTTTTAGAATTGGTTGAAGACATTGAGGCTTcttcaaaaccaaaaattaaaaagagttcACAGCCACCACTGCAGAAGAGTTAAAGGAATACATATTGAGAGAATAAGTACAGTCTCAATCATGgatcacagaataaaataaatttcatgagATAAATGACTTACAAAGGTAGAAAGAAGTCTAGCATGTCTAACACAATAAACCAGCATCCCTGATACTAATGTAGTCCAGAGTCAAGAAACACAAATCTGAGCAACTTGAAAAACAGTCAACAAAGTTGTGAAaattagccaggcgtggtggtgccaATCTGCTGCCTGTGCTTTGAAAGCGTAAGCAAGACAATCAGTAGTTCAAgattatccttagctacataacaagttcaaggcaagcctaggagagagagagagagagagagacaactcACCAAGAGGTAATAAACTTGTCTCAATCATTTTAGATGTAAATGGCCTCAACCTACCAGattagaaaagtaaaaacaattttcatttttttattgtagGTTTCcctttcataatatttttattacatattttcctcaccctc is a window of Mus caroli chromosome 4, CAROLI_EIJ_v1.1, whole genome shotgun sequence DNA encoding:
- the Saxo1 gene encoding stabilizer of axonemal microtubules 1, with the protein product MGKRTCICNLCSCGRHRCPHLPTKIYDKAEKTCLLSEYTENYPIYQSYLPRNSFKPERCFRKASVPMEGLTTSRRDFGLHKMLPVTFHQPDTYVPSQETMDLLTTYKHDFNYLPTCPVGLIKPRDSKFPNGDKIMQYLPTYKVDYLPWNQPRRELLRPPPKYRPESSKFENRTTHQDDYTMKGLVTTVSCKPPSKSKLYNIPLEDLTNYKMSYVPHPVEKRFVKEAEKYIPCGIPFENLTTHKESYRGLLGEPAKSTKPPAKFPVHDAPFANITEVQEKFQAWPTPQMVPKAPVVYVPPEEKMDLLTTVQTHYKHLKGSPAITCRPVPSIKKSKRFESSTTTKDDFKQWAAVNTKPIRPSPHLSLPAEPLDCQTTTKTCFVAHPPMITENYKPAWVGLRRNIPVEGQTTYSISFTPKDLGKCPASYMDPPGYIFEEVDSMGHKIYRSISQTGSRQNSSISICDTEKPGQKELEVSA